From a single Nostoc sp. MS1 genomic region:
- a CDS encoding PAS domain-containing sensor histidine kinase, giving the protein MTTLLRKLQRRWRETISAPSTGEIQAVDLHSQQQEWQVIRHRFLWQRLHLWLWLVLGCLLSFTLRDIYDLFFPLQEFHLLPQVMRTQRLIINAAMLLSLLVCFALRKTRFGHRHPGVLFLGSSWSLSLASQLFATLKGFALPDTAGWSLLFLSQATFMPVRWSLHLVCQLGILAYYFGVNTVLRLNTPLPEHPEIYNVTFILYIFWFCIICDLGVYLYDRLQRSEFYARKELELANDKLRLAEAKYRSIFENAIEGIFQSSPDGRYITANPALARIYGYNSPDEVTANFTDIEHQLYVDPKRRAEFVRLMEESGLVPEFESQIYRQDGSIVWISEKAYAVCDEQGKLLYYEGLVEDITQRKQAQEALRVFFHAVSHDLRNPVLGTVMVLRNLLNEEDEEKTDIVTNSQSSIAVPRSILERMLQSSDRQLNLINSLLEAHIGEIQGLSLQCQPVQLREVVEGAIADLEPMLVNNQTTLINLITADIPLVNADPTQVWRVFSNFIVNAIKHNPPGLEITINAIPQGEMIYCTVKDNGIGISQQQSDRLFDLYYRGGSNRNSLSLGLGLYLCKQIITAHGGEIGVKSDLDKGATFWFTLPILDG; this is encoded by the coding sequence ATGACTACCTTGTTGAGAAAGTTGCAACGGCGGTGGAGAGAAACTATTTCTGCACCTAGTACGGGTGAAATTCAAGCTGTTGACCTACACTCTCAACAACAAGAGTGGCAGGTAATTAGGCATCGTTTTTTATGGCAGAGGTTACATCTGTGGCTATGGCTAGTGCTAGGCTGCCTATTGTCGTTTACTCTTAGGGATATCTACGACTTGTTCTTTCCTCTCCAAGAGTTTCATTTACTCCCCCAGGTGATGAGAACTCAAAGGTTAATCATCAATGCAGCAATGTTGTTGAGTTTACTGGTTTGTTTTGCCCTGCGTAAAACCAGGTTTGGTCATCGTCATCCAGGGGTACTATTTTTAGGCTCATCTTGGTCGCTGAGTTTGGCATCACAATTATTCGCCACTCTTAAAGGTTTTGCCCTACCCGATACCGCAGGCTGGTCATTATTATTTTTGAGCCAAGCTACCTTCATGCCTGTGCGCTGGAGTCTCCATTTAGTCTGCCAGCTAGGAATTTTAGCTTACTATTTTGGTGTAAATACGGTTCTTAGGCTGAATACTCCTCTACCTGAACATCCAGAAATATACAATGTCACCTTTATTCTCTATATCTTTTGGTTTTGTATTATATGTGACCTTGGTGTTTATCTATACGATCGCCTGCAACGTTCAGAGTTTTATGCCCGTAAAGAATTAGAATTAGCCAATGATAAGTTAAGGTTAGCGGAAGCTAAATACCGTAGCATTTTTGAAAATGCAATTGAAGGTATTTTCCAAAGTAGCCCTGATGGACGTTACATTACAGCCAATCCAGCTTTAGCCCGTATATATGGTTATAATTCCCCTGATGAAGTGACGGCAAATTTTACAGATATCGAACATCAATTATATGTTGACCCGAAACGTCGTGCCGAGTTTGTCCGGTTAATGGAAGAGTCTGGACTAGTACCGGAATTTGAGTCGCAGATTTATCGGCAAGATGGTAGCATTGTTTGGATTTCCGAGAAAGCCTATGCTGTCTGTGATGAACAAGGGAAATTACTTTACTACGAAGGTTTAGTTGAAGATATTACTCAACGCAAACAAGCCCAAGAAGCCCTGAGAGTATTTTTCCATGCCGTTTCCCATGATTTACGTAACCCGGTGTTGGGGACTGTGATGGTGTTGAGGAATTTGTTGAATGAGGAAGATGAGGAGAAGACAGATATTGTTACTAATTCTCAGTCCTCAATTGCTGTACCTCGCTCTATTTTAGAGAGGATGCTGCAAAGTAGCGATCGCCAGTTAAATCTGATTAACTCTTTACTAGAAGCCCATATTGGCGAGATACAAGGTTTGAGTTTGCAATGTCAGCCTGTACAATTACGGGAAGTGGTAGAAGGGGCGATCGCAGATTTAGAGCCAATGCTAGTAAATAATCAAACCACGCTCATAAATTTAATCACCGCAGATATACCATTAGTAAATGCCGATCCTACGCAAGTATGGCGTGTATTTTCTAACTTCATTGTCAATGCGATCAAACACAATCCCCCTGGTTTAGAGATAACTATTAATGCCATCCCCCAAGGCGAAATGATTTACTGTACCGTCAAGGATAATGGTATCGGCATTAGTCAACAACAGAGCGATCGCTTATTTGACCTTTACTATCGTGGTGGAAGTAATCGTAATTCATTAAGTTTAGGCTTGGGTTTATATCTATGTAAACAAATTATTACTGCTCACGGTGGCGAAATTGGTGTCAAAAGTGATTTAGACAAAGGAGCAACATTCTGGTTTACTTTGCCAATATTAGATGGGTAG